The following proteins come from a genomic window of Leptospira andrefontaineae:
- the pheT gene encoding phenylalanine--tRNA ligase subunit beta, with amino-acid sequence MKLSLDWINDFTPIKDLSLEDVLKKIAASICEVDGVEDYFSHLEKVVLVKIESLEKHPQADKLQVAQVSDGKNKIQIVSGAPNLKVGDLVPLAIPGAELGDKKILESELRGVKSSGMLCSEKELGLSEEDAGVMVLDDPEAKLGQNLREYFGFRDTILDIDNKSITHRPDLWSHFGFARELAAQLNLPIKFNPFETNWDFSKDIVSPKVKETEYAHSYYSSSIEGIQIKASNKTVRSRLKKCGVRVINNVVDVSNYLLLEAGQPTHFFDSDKLSAQGGIELEVDYAKKDESFLLLDETSPKLDPEILIIRNSKKGVAIAGVMGGADTAVDSNSKKVILESAVFPREFVRKSIRKTGIRSESSVRYEKGLEATTTLPIIKRALNLLKENGCPDLKASLPAGYIHTADKKVEIEVSLAFLNKKLGTEIDQSTSDKILKQLSFSTEWKGDTVKVLVPKYRQNYDITIPEDIVEEIGRTLGYASIPVRPLASDVKPPARNFSRELEKHLKRAFSQILGYNEVFNYSYASSKDNSFEEEVKDSIKILNAMPDEQAYLRTSLYPSLLKNIRLNGDRFEKLKIFEFGRTYKKAEEPFNESKWFVWAVSFGRKSNEKDLNVLESDFLDIRTGVEKVLRHLNLREFEWRVDEKSYFHPKASLSLFVSGKKVGELGYAHPAALDTADIKKRVILGRFEFASLLEVWTEDRNKNYFTAPSHFPQTEIDLSLVMDLNESSSKFSDLAVLEKFPEMQDVKVTVVFTGGNLPENKKSVSYRFKLLSQDKNLTQERIKEITDRLIQIANSSGYPLR; translated from the coding sequence GTGAAATTATCCCTGGATTGGATTAACGATTTTACCCCTATTAAGGATTTGTCCCTCGAGGATGTCCTAAAAAAAATTGCGGCTTCTATTTGTGAAGTGGATGGGGTAGAGGATTATTTTTCTCATTTGGAGAAGGTTGTTTTAGTTAAGATCGAATCCTTAGAAAAACATCCTCAGGCAGATAAACTCCAAGTCGCTCAGGTTTCTGACGGTAAAAATAAGATCCAAATCGTTTCAGGTGCTCCTAATTTAAAAGTGGGAGACCTGGTTCCACTGGCTATTCCAGGTGCTGAGTTAGGAGATAAAAAAATCCTAGAGTCAGAACTTCGCGGTGTTAAAAGTTCCGGTATGCTTTGTTCTGAAAAAGAACTAGGTCTTTCCGAAGAGGATGCAGGGGTTATGGTTCTGGACGATCCGGAAGCAAAACTTGGCCAGAACTTAAGAGAATACTTCGGATTCAGAGATACTATTTTAGATATTGATAATAAATCCATCACACATCGTCCTGATCTGTGGAGCCATTTCGGATTCGCGAGAGAACTTGCGGCTCAACTCAATTTGCCGATCAAGTTTAATCCTTTCGAAACTAACTGGGATTTTTCAAAAGATATTGTTTCTCCCAAGGTGAAAGAAACAGAATACGCACATTCTTATTATTCTTCTTCCATTGAAGGAATTCAGATCAAAGCTTCTAATAAAACTGTTCGCTCCCGTTTGAAAAAATGTGGGGTTAGGGTGATCAATAATGTGGTGGATGTTTCCAATTATCTATTATTGGAAGCGGGACAACCTACACACTTCTTTGATTCTGATAAATTATCCGCACAAGGTGGAATCGAACTAGAAGTAGATTATGCGAAGAAGGACGAAAGTTTTCTTCTTTTAGACGAAACTTCTCCCAAACTTGACCCTGAAATTCTGATCATTCGTAACTCTAAAAAAGGAGTGGCGATCGCAGGTGTGATGGGCGGCGCGGATACCGCTGTCGATTCTAATTCCAAAAAAGTAATTTTAGAGTCTGCAGTTTTCCCGAGGGAGTTTGTTCGCAAGTCTATTCGAAAAACGGGGATTCGTTCTGAGTCTTCTGTTCGTTACGAGAAAGGCCTCGAAGCAACAACCACTCTTCCAATCATCAAAAGAGCATTAAATCTTTTAAAAGAAAATGGATGTCCTGATCTGAAGGCGAGTTTGCCTGCCGGATACATTCATACTGCAGATAAAAAAGTGGAGATCGAAGTCAGTTTAGCTTTCTTGAATAAAAAACTTGGAACAGAGATTGATCAATCTACTTCGGATAAGATCTTAAAACAACTTTCCTTTTCCACTGAATGGAAAGGAGATACTGTTAAGGTTCTTGTTCCTAAATACAGACAAAATTACGATATCACCATTCCGGAAGATATTGTAGAAGAGATTGGCCGTACATTAGGATATGCATCTATTCCAGTTCGTCCTTTGGCTTCTGATGTCAAACCTCCTGCTCGTAATTTCTCAAGAGAGCTGGAAAAACATCTAAAACGGGCCTTCTCCCAAATCCTTGGATATAACGAAGTATTCAATTATTCTTATGCTTCCTCCAAAGATAATTCTTTCGAAGAAGAAGTAAAAGATTCGATCAAGATCCTAAATGCAATGCCCGACGAGCAGGCATATTTAAGGACTTCTTTATACCCTTCTCTTTTGAAAAATATCAGGCTCAATGGTGATCGATTCGAGAAGTTGAAAATTTTCGAATTTGGTCGAACTTATAAAAAAGCAGAAGAACCTTTTAACGAATCTAAATGGTTTGTTTGGGCTGTTTCTTTTGGTAGGAAGTCCAACGAGAAGGATCTAAACGTTTTAGAGTCCGATTTCCTGGATATCAGGACCGGTGTCGAAAAAGTATTGAGACATTTAAACTTGAGAGAGTTTGAGTGGAGGGTAGATGAAAAGAGTTATTTCCATCCTAAGGCTTCTCTTTCCTTATTTGTTTCCGGTAAGAAAGTGGGAGAGTTAGGATATGCTCATCCGGCCGCTTTAGATACCGCTGATATCAAAAAGAGAGTTATTTTAGGAAGATTCGAATTTGCTTCCTTATTAGAAGTTTGGACAGAAGATCGAAACAAAAACTATTTTACTGCCCCTTCTCATTTCCCTCAAACAGAGATCGATCTTTCTTTGGTGATGGATCTGAATGAGTCTTCTTCTAAGTTTAGCGACTTGGCTGTTTTGGAAAAATTCCCTGAGATGCAGGATGTAAAAGTTACAGTTGTATTTACCGGTGGAAATCTTCCTGAAAACAAAAAGTCCGTTTCTTATAGATTTAAACTTTTAAGCCAGGACAAGAACTTAACCCAAGAAAGGATCAAAGAGATCACGGATCGTTTGATACAGATCGCGAATTCTTCCGGTTATCCTCTTCGTTAA
- a CDS encoding gamma carbonic anhydrase family protein has protein sequence MKIHETAFIHPAATAFGMLEMGPLSSLWPGAVVRADLNEIKLGEGVNIQDNSTLHTDSTGSLFIDDYTLVGHNTMLHGCKIGKGCLIGIGAIILDEAEIGDGAMILAGCMIRGGKKIPPRAMVIPKNGGIVIYEKKAKPEMSIAGCLEYIQLAKRFQENVFQPFTKEEEKSFVEEAKSIIKRYGI, from the coding sequence ATGAAAATCCACGAAACAGCATTTATCCATCCGGCTGCGACTGCATTCGGAATGTTGGAGATGGGACCATTATCTTCTCTCTGGCCTGGAGCTGTTGTTCGTGCGGATCTAAATGAGATCAAATTAGGTGAAGGTGTTAATATCCAAGATAATAGCACACTTCATACCGATTCTACCGGCAGCTTATTCATAGATGATTATACATTAGTAGGTCATAATACAATGCTTCACGGTTGTAAGATCGGTAAGGGTTGTTTGATCGGAATAGGTGCTATCATTTTGGATGAAGCGGAGATCGGAGACGGTGCAATGATACTTGCAGGTTGTATGATCCGAGGTGGTAAAAAAATTCCTCCGAGAGCTATGGTGATCCCTAAGAATGGAGGCATCGTCATCTACGAAAAAAAAGCAAAACCTGAAATGAGCATCGCAGGTTGTTTGGAATACATACAATTGGCGAAAAGATTCCAAGAGAATGTATTCCAACCATTTACAAAAGAAGAAGAAAAATCATTCGTAGAGGAAGCAAAGTCTATCATCAAAAGATACGGCATCTGA